CGCCGCGGTCGCCCGATTGAGTCCAGTTAACATACCGACCGCTATGGTTGCGCCTGATCTGGAGATACCCGGCGCAATCGCTAGCGCTTGCGCGAACCCGATAATCACTCCACGCAATAACGTTACTTCCTGCACTGGCATAATCAATCGGTTATTAACATATTCGCTCACGATTAATAGTATCGCGGTAACGAGCAAGAACCACCCTACCAGATGCGGTTTCGCAAACAGCAATTCAAACTTCGATTCGAATAAGTATCCAAGCAATCCGGCAGGAATCGTAGCCACAATAATTATCCAAGCTAACCGGGCATCCGGTTCTGAGCGAAAATTCGGATTGCTTAAACTTCGGATAAACATTATCCCCAGTTTAATGATATCTTTCCAGAAATAGCTCACCACCGCAACCAGCGTTCCTAAATGAACGCCAACATCGAATATCACATCCGGTTCTCCCCAACGCATAAAATAGGGTACTAAAACTAAATGCGCAGAACTGCTAATCGGCAAGAATTCGGTTAGTCCTTGAACCAGCCCGAGAACGATAGCTTGGAACATGCTCATAATAATAAAAAAACCTAATGTCAAATCTCAAAACGCAAATGTCACATAACCTGCTAAACTCACATTTCAAATGCTAGAATAATTTTTGACATTAGGTGTTGTAGGATTCATTTAGCATTGGGATTTGGATATTTGACATTGCAACATCTACTTTTGCGCAGTAGTTGTTGTCGATAGCTTATATACCACTTCGCCAGGTTTTACGAAATTCAGTTCTTCCCTCGCTTCTT
This bacterium DNA region includes the following protein-coding sequences:
- the uppP gene encoding undecaprenyl-diphosphatase UppP is translated as MSMFQAIVLGLVQGLTEFLPISSSAHLVLVPYFMRWGEPDVIFDVGVHLGTLVAVVSYFWKDIIKLGIMFIRSLSNPNFRSEPDARLAWIIIVATIPAGLLGYLFESKFELLFAKPHLVGWFLLVTAILLIVSEYVNNRLIMPVQEVTLLRGVIIGFAQALAIAPGISRSGATIAVGMLTGLNRATAARFSFLLSVPIILGAGLVQLNDLLHMQVSWDYLLILAIGFITAGFSGYLAIKYFLRYVQKNSLSIFAIYCILIWLVVLIFGK